Proteins co-encoded in one Haladaptatus sp. ZSTT2 genomic window:
- a CDS encoding amidohydrolase — protein sequence MSQGIRDRAVEIRRTFHRYPEPSWREFLTTSRLVDELEALGVDELHVGSDVLVSESRMSVPDDAVLNEWFEKARENGAREDVLEKTKGGHTGVVAVIEKGDGPVLGLRVDIDALPRPESTDESHYPNQEGFRSENDGAMHACGHDSHMTMGLGTIEAIQQSDFSGTLKVFFQPAEEVLGGGKPMSESPLVDDVEALLAVHIGLDHPSGEVVAGSDKPLAVRQSRVTFTGESAHAGLAPNEGRNVMQAVGTAIQNLYAIPRHRDGLTRVNVGWADVGEATNVIADDGELGIEIRAETNELLDYMNEKVERTLRAAADMHDVEVETELLSIAPREDSDEAAVDAVATAAERVEGVTSLVRRADFGASEDATYLMKAVKENGGIAAFPIIGTDHPGGHHTATFDVNEDDIFVGIDVLSGALLELENRV from the coding sequence ATGAGCCAAGGAATCAGAGACCGGGCAGTCGAGATTCGGCGGACGTTCCATCGATATCCGGAGCCGTCGTGGCGCGAATTTCTCACGACCAGTCGGCTGGTGGACGAACTCGAAGCGCTAGGCGTAGACGAACTACACGTTGGGTCTGACGTGCTCGTCTCCGAGTCGCGGATGAGCGTCCCCGACGACGCTGTCCTCAATGAGTGGTTCGAGAAAGCGCGCGAAAACGGCGCACGCGAAGACGTGCTCGAAAAGACGAAAGGCGGCCACACCGGCGTCGTCGCCGTCATCGAGAAGGGCGACGGTCCCGTGCTCGGCCTGCGCGTGGATATCGACGCGCTACCGCGGCCCGAATCGACCGACGAGAGCCACTATCCGAACCAAGAAGGCTTCCGTTCCGAGAACGACGGCGCGATGCACGCCTGCGGCCACGACTCGCACATGACGATGGGCCTTGGCACCATTGAAGCCATCCAGCAGAGCGACTTTTCGGGCACGCTCAAGGTGTTCTTCCAGCCCGCAGAGGAAGTCCTCGGTGGCGGCAAGCCGATGTCAGAATCGCCGCTCGTAGACGACGTCGAAGCGCTCCTTGCCGTCCACATTGGCCTCGATCACCCCTCCGGCGAAGTGGTTGCGGGGAGCGACAAGCCGCTCGCTGTTCGCCAATCGCGCGTCACCTTCACGGGTGAGTCGGCCCACGCAGGACTCGCACCGAACGAGGGACGAAACGTCATGCAAGCGGTCGGGACGGCCATCCAGAACCTCTACGCGATTCCGCGCCACCGTGACGGCCTGACGCGCGTGAACGTCGGCTGGGCGGACGTGGGAGAGGCGACGAACGTCATCGCGGACGACGGCGAACTCGGCATCGAAATCCGTGCCGAGACGAACGAACTGCTCGACTACATGAACGAGAAAGTCGAGCGCACGCTCCGGGCGGCCGCCGACATGCACGACGTGGAAGTCGAAACCGAACTGCTGAGCATCGCCCCGCGCGAGGACAGCGACGAAGCCGCCGTTGACGCCGTTGCGACCGCCGCAGAGAGAGTCGAAGGCGTCACGTCGCTGGTGCGCCGGGCGGACTTCGGCGCGAGCGAGGACGCCACCTACCTGATGAAAGCGGTCAAGGAAAACGGCGGAATCGCCGCATTCCCTATCATCGGCACCGACCACCCCGGCGGCCACCACACCGCGACGTTCGACGTGAACGAGGACGACATCTTCGTCGGCATCGACGTGCTCTCGGGCGCACTGCTGGAACTTGAAAACCGAGTATGA
- a CDS encoding acyl-CoA synthetase, whose translation MTGIPAANEFSWEAVWAQFDWDAPAELNITHEVVTRNVGRGTALSWFGADGEQVEQTYEDLEAESSKVANALAHLGVERGDPVATLVPRVPELYPLFLGIWRTGAVYVPLFTAFGPDAIAARAGDADVNVIFTTPEYRDRVAAVEDEIGFEHIVVLYREDVGIEGDDISHESLLADQSTSHETVKTSADDVCTLEYTSGTTGPPKGCLLTHRVLGALYPYLWYGMGLTGDEVFWGAADPGWMYGLLSAGVAPVSMGVQNVMYAGEFDPTAWYDVMERAGVTMLASSPTAYRGLMAEAELHEQYDLALERGNSAGEPLNPEVVRWFEDELSVPVYDQYGVTEAGMVVCNQHAAPEQFVQGSMGTPLPGFEVAVLGDGERVPEGETGELAVKRTDGTYFSGYLNRPQATEKAWTTLDGEEYFLTGDAVTKEDGVYWFVGRADDVIISSGYRIGPFEVESTLLEHESVAEAAVIGVPDDQRGEVVTAFVVLRGGFEASPGLREDIVSFVKGKLARHAYPRRVHIVDELPKTSSGKIRRVELRSRARSL comes from the coding sequence ATGACGGGCATTCCAGCAGCCAACGAGTTCTCTTGGGAGGCGGTCTGGGCACAGTTCGATTGGGACGCACCCGCAGAACTCAACATCACCCACGAAGTCGTGACACGGAACGTCGGGCGCGGCACGGCACTCTCGTGGTTCGGCGCAGATGGCGAGCAGGTCGAACAGACCTACGAAGACCTCGAAGCCGAGAGTTCGAAGGTGGCAAACGCCCTCGCGCACCTCGGCGTCGAACGCGGCGACCCCGTGGCGACGCTGGTTCCCCGAGTTCCAGAACTCTATCCGCTTTTTCTCGGCATCTGGCGGACCGGCGCGGTGTATGTCCCACTGTTCACCGCCTTCGGTCCTGATGCGATTGCGGCGCGGGCGGGCGACGCCGACGTGAACGTAATTTTCACGACGCCCGAGTACCGTGACCGCGTGGCCGCCGTCGAGGACGAAATCGGTTTCGAACACATCGTCGTGCTCTACCGCGAGGACGTCGGCATAGAGGGCGACGACATCTCTCACGAGAGCCTCCTCGCAGACCAGTCCACCAGCCACGAGACGGTCAAAACGAGCGCAGACGACGTGTGCACGCTCGAATACACCTCCGGTACGACGGGGCCGCCGAAGGGCTGTCTCCTGACCCACCGCGTGCTCGGCGCGCTCTACCCCTACCTCTGGTACGGCATGGGCCTCACCGGCGATGAGGTGTTCTGGGGCGCAGCAGACCCGGGTTGGATGTACGGCCTGCTGTCTGCGGGCGTCGCGCCCGTGAGCATGGGTGTCCAGAACGTGATGTACGCGGGTGAGTTCGATCCGACGGCGTGGTACGACGTGATGGAGCGCGCGGGCGTCACCATGCTTGCGAGCAGCCCGACCGCGTATCGCGGGCTGATGGCCGAAGCCGAGTTGCACGAACAGTACGACCTCGCGCTCGAACGTGGCAACAGCGCGGGCGAACCGCTCAACCCAGAGGTCGTCCGCTGGTTCGAAGACGAACTCTCGGTTCCCGTTTACGACCAGTACGGCGTCACCGAGGCGGGCATGGTCGTCTGCAACCAGCACGCAGCACCCGAGCAGTTCGTGCAAGGGAGCATGGGAACGCCACTGCCCGGCTTCGAGGTGGCAGTGCTCGGCGATGGCGAGCGTGTCCCGGAAGGTGAGACGGGCGAACTCGCAGTCAAGCGCACCGACGGCACGTACTTTTCCGGCTATCTGAACCGTCCGCAGGCGACCGAGAAGGCGTGGACGACGCTCGACGGCGAGGAGTACTTCCTGACCGGCGACGCGGTCACCAAAGAGGACGGTGTGTACTGGTTCGTCGGGCGGGCAGATGACGTTATCATCTCCTCTGGGTATCGCATCGGCCCCTTCGAGGTCGAGAGCACGCTCCTCGAACACGAATCGGTCGCGGAGGCGGCGGTCATCGGCGTGCCGGACGACCAACGCGGCGAGGTCGTGACGGCGTTCGTCGTCCTCCGTGGCGGGTTTGAGGCGAGTCCCGGCCTCCGCGAGGACATCGTCTCGTTCGTGAAAGGAAAACTCGCGCGCCACGCCTATCCGCGGCGGGTGCACATCGTCGACGAACTGCCGAAAACGTCGAGCGGGAAGATTCGGCGCGTTGAACTCCGGAGTCGCGCGCGCTCGCTGTAA
- a CDS encoding helix-turn-helix domain-containing protein translates to MYKAVFRITGSGPYARATARNDTEIELWCNDHCDLLHLTGEHTDDVLARVEAEVGVRERIDNGADQVIITNACLKEHGTDYIESYLADHDCLLLPPLRYEKGAKIVRVLALDSANLTNFYRAITADQQVTVESKQELESIASDTPLMSIESALPTLSARQREVFLAAHEGGYYEIPRGTTTTEIAEQVGVGRRTVEHHLRRAEQKFADMLVEFL, encoded by the coding sequence ATGTACAAAGCCGTGTTCCGTATCACAGGAAGCGGCCCATACGCCCGGGCAACCGCGCGAAACGACACGGAAATCGAACTCTGGTGTAACGACCACTGCGACCTCCTGCACCTGACTGGCGAGCACACAGACGACGTGCTCGCGCGCGTCGAAGCGGAGGTGGGCGTCCGCGAGCGCATCGATAACGGCGCAGACCAAGTCATCATCACGAACGCCTGTCTGAAAGAACACGGCACAGACTACATCGAATCGTATCTCGCCGACCACGACTGCTTGCTGTTGCCGCCGCTTCGCTACGAGAAGGGGGCGAAAATAGTGCGCGTGCTGGCCCTCGACTCGGCGAATCTCACCAACTTCTATCGGGCGATTACCGCAGACCAGCAGGTGACGGTCGAATCGAAACAGGAACTCGAAAGCATCGCCTCGGACACGCCGCTCATGTCGATTGAATCGGCGCTTCCGACGCTCTCTGCTCGCCAACGCGAGGTGTTCCTCGCGGCACACGAGGGTGGATACTACGAAATTCCTCGGGGGACGACGACAACTGAAATCGCTGAACAAGTCGGCGTGGGACGGCGAACCGTCGAACACCACCTCAGACGCGCAGAACAGAAATTTGCGGATATGCTGGTTGAATTTCTCTGA
- a CDS encoding asparaginase, with translation MTPHITVLSTGGTIASTGTSAGATPTKEGGELVEAVPELTDYADISVDEVAQISSFAMNFETLAAIAARVRELATDGTDGVVVTHGTDTMEESAYFVDVVAGDTIPVVFTGAQRRPDEPGADGPANLLTAVRAASNERIREAGGAYIAFADSLYSARTVTKGHTSNLDTFYAPDAGPVANFLRGDVRFFRQPGSETVSIPVSEITASVEMVKSGAGVDGRQIERALDAGVDGLVLEGTGLGNTTPALESAVAGAIADGVPVVVTSRCHGGAVNGIYGKGGGARTLEDHGAILGGDLPTHKARLALALALSASDDPAEVREYVELASMSGI, from the coding sequence ATGACCCCACACATTACCGTCCTCTCGACAGGCGGCACGATTGCGAGCACCGGCACGTCCGCGGGTGCGACCCCGACGAAAGAAGGCGGCGAACTCGTCGAGGCGGTTCCCGAACTCACCGACTACGCCGACATCAGCGTCGATGAGGTGGCCCAGATTTCGAGTTTCGCCATGAACTTCGAGACACTTGCCGCGATCGCAGCGCGCGTGCGAGAACTGGCCACAGACGGCACCGACGGTGTCGTAGTCACCCACGGCACGGACACGATGGAGGAATCGGCCTACTTCGTTGACGTGGTCGCGGGCGATACAATTCCCGTGGTGTTCACGGGCGCACAGCGACGCCCGGACGAGCCGGGCGCAGACGGGCCTGCAAACCTACTCACCGCGGTTCGTGCGGCGAGCAACGAGCGCATTCGGGAAGCGGGTGGTGCGTACATCGCGTTCGCTGACAGCCTCTATTCGGCGCGTACCGTGACGAAGGGGCACACGAGCAACCTCGACACGTTCTACGCGCCGGATGCAGGCCCCGTTGCCAACTTCCTGCGCGGGGACGTGCGCTTTTTCCGCCAGCCGGGAAGCGAGACGGTGTCGATTCCAGTGAGTGAAATCACCGCCAGCGTCGAGATGGTCAAAAGCGGCGCGGGCGTCGACGGGCGACAAATCGAACGCGCCCTTGACGCCGGTGTGGACGGTCTCGTGCTCGAAGGAACCGGCCTTGGAAACACCACGCCTGCACTCGAATCGGCCGTCGCAGGTGCGATTGCAGACGGCGTCCCCGTCGTCGTCACCTCGCGGTGTCACGGCGGCGCAGTCAACGGAATTTACGGCAAGGGTGGCGGCGCGCGCACGCTCGAAGACCACGGTGCGATACTCGGCGGCGACCTCCCGACACACAAAGCGCGACTCGCGCTCGCGCTCGCGCTCTCTGCGAGCGACGACCCAGCCGAGGTGCGCGAGTACGTCGAACTTGCGTCGATGTCCGGCATCTGA
- a CDS encoding thiolase domain-containing protein yields MRDVSIVGMGTTEFGVLDAGVKDLGVRAVSRALRSCDVSRADVDALYLGNFVAGILEGQENIAPLVADSVGLTGIPTMKTEGACASSGIALRQAYQAVATGVHDVVVVAGVESMTSAETTEFTRALNSAADTQTEGKTGLTFPGFYGLWLDRYMYEHGTTREEVAAIPVKNRKNGATNPRARFRDPITIDDVVESRLVADPLRLYDCCPAADGGAALVIAASDRARELTETPIQVLGSGHASGRSGAYRYDDLTTLDATVTAATDAYAQANISPTDLDVVELHDCFSAAEIGDSEDLGLFEKGEGATAAAEGVTAVDGDVPINPSGGLLSKGHPVGATGIGQVYEVCLQLFGEHENQVDGAELALTHNLGGSGAVCTVTVLGRDA; encoded by the coding sequence ATGCGAGATGTGAGTATCGTTGGCATGGGCACGACCGAGTTCGGGGTGCTCGATGCTGGCGTCAAAGACCTCGGGGTACGGGCCGTCTCACGAGCATTGCGCTCGTGCGACGTGAGTAGGGCGGACGTCGATGCGCTGTATCTCGGCAACTTCGTCGCGGGGATTCTCGAAGGACAAGAGAACATCGCGCCGCTCGTCGCAGACAGCGTGGGACTCACGGGCATTCCCACGATGAAAACCGAAGGTGCGTGTGCGAGTTCGGGTATCGCCCTGCGGCAAGCCTATCAGGCCGTCGCCACCGGCGTCCACGACGTGGTGGTCGTCGCGGGCGTCGAGAGCATGACGAGCGCCGAAACCACGGAGTTCACCCGCGCACTCAACAGCGCCGCAGACACCCAAACCGAAGGGAAAACCGGCCTCACCTTCCCCGGCTTCTACGGCCTCTGGCTTGACCGCTATATGTACGAACACGGGACGACCCGCGAGGAGGTGGCCGCGATTCCAGTGAAAAATCGCAAAAATGGGGCGACCAATCCACGAGCGCGATTCCGCGACCCAATCACCATCGACGATGTCGTCGAGTCCAGACTGGTCGCAGACCCGCTGCGTCTCTACGACTGTTGTCCGGCCGCAGACGGCGGCGCAGCGCTCGTCATCGCCGCGAGCGACCGAGCGCGCGAGTTAACCGAGACACCAATTCAGGTGCTCGGGAGCGGCCACGCGAGCGGGCGAAGCGGCGCGTATCGCTACGACGACCTGACCACGCTCGACGCGACGGTCACTGCCGCGACCGACGCCTACGCGCAGGCGAACATTTCACCGACCGACCTTGACGTGGTCGAACTCCACGACTGCTTCAGCGCCGCAGAAATCGGCGACTCAGAAGACCTTGGGCTGTTCGAGAAAGGCGAGGGAGCAACGGCGGCCGCAGAGGGCGTGACCGCGGTCGATGGCGACGTGCCAATCAACCCGAGCGGTGGCCTGCTCTCGAAAGGGCATCCGGTCGGCGCGACGGGTATCGGGCAGGTGTACGAAGTCTGTCTCCAACTGTTCGGCGAACACGAAAATCAGGTCGATGGTGCAGAACTCGCGCTCACGCACAATCTGGGTGGGAGCGGTGCCGTCTGTACGGTCACCGTCCTCGGGAGGGATGCGTGA
- a CDS encoding YjiH family protein, with protein MATEGGRTWTVDGDQRARSIEEIDLHDLAMQPVLKFLLAFLIGGVFFLLPVRYGGEITVPFDIAVSYITETFPGAVGVYALAIIVAGGVLTTLAMLTDEPIVGVDLSYFETSVVFWILRLAGLVLAPIMFFNLGPAWLHTPGTGGLMWGTLVYSVGIIIPIGAVFITIFVELGGLEFVGTLSRPVMKPLFKVPGRAALDSLASWVGSYSVGLYVTRNVFEQGGYHKRDVFTIATCFSTVSIGFVGVVAATLDMLALFPVIFGAYFVCVVLTGIILVRIPPISTTPKEYIAEPDPEVGFTGSLADYARFALSEAVKKADEGESFLEAATRGFVDGLKLTSLILGTILAVGLAATLLSANTPVFDILGRPLVPIIAALGIPNAAAVAPATIVGITEMYVPVLLVTETAPMAKFFIAVLAVSQLIFFSSVGPMIMDMFSDVPIRFRDLVGLFVIRTVILVPVIAGMTHLVAALGLL; from the coding sequence ATGGCTACTGAAGGCGGCAGAACGTGGACGGTCGACGGCGACCAACGGGCACGGAGTATCGAGGAGATTGACTTACACGACTTGGCGATGCAGCCGGTGCTGAAATTCCTGCTCGCCTTCCTCATCGGCGGCGTGTTCTTCCTGCTGCCGGTTCGCTACGGCGGCGAAATCACGGTTCCCTTCGACATCGCGGTGAGCTACATCACCGAAACTTTCCCCGGCGCAGTCGGCGTCTACGCGCTGGCGATTATCGTCGCGGGCGGCGTGTTGACGACGCTTGCGATGCTCACCGACGAACCGATTGTGGGCGTTGACCTCTCGTATTTCGAGACTTCGGTCGTGTTTTGGATACTCAGACTCGCTGGGCTGGTGCTCGCCCCCATCATGTTCTTCAACCTCGGCCCGGCGTGGCTTCACACGCCCGGCACGGGTGGATTGATGTGGGGAACGCTCGTCTACAGCGTCGGCATCATCATCCCCATCGGCGCGGTGTTCATCACCATCTTCGTCGAACTCGGCGGCCTCGAATTCGTCGGAACCCTCTCGCGGCCGGTGATGAAGCCGCTGTTCAAGGTGCCCGGCCGCGCCGCCCTCGACAGCCTCGCGTCGTGGGTTGGCTCCTACAGCGTCGGCCTCTACGTCACTCGCAACGTGTTCGAACAGGGCGGCTACCACAAGCGCGACGTGTTCACCATCGCAACCTGCTTTTCGACGGTGAGCATCGGCTTTGTCGGCGTCGTTGCCGCTACCCTCGACATGCTTGCACTGTTCCCCGTCATCTTTGGCGCGTACTTCGTCTGCGTCGTCCTCACGGGCATCATCCTCGTCCGGATCCCACCCATCTCCACGACGCCGAAAGAGTACATCGCAGAGCCGGATCCAGAAGTCGGCTTCACCGGCTCACTCGCAGACTACGCCCGCTTTGCGCTCTCTGAAGCTGTCAAAAAGGCGGACGAGGGTGAATCGTTCCTTGAAGCCGCAACCCGCGGGTTCGTCGATGGTCTCAAACTTACAAGCCTCATCTTGGGAACCATCCTCGCCGTTGGCTTGGCAGCCACCCTGCTGTCTGCGAACACGCCCGTCTTCGACATCCTCGGGCGGCCCTTGGTTCCCATTATCGCTGCCCTCGGCATCCCGAATGCCGCCGCCGTCGCGCCCGCGACCATCGTCGGCATCACCGAGATGTACGTCCCCGTCTTGCTTGTGACCGAGACCGCACCGATGGCGAAGTTCTTCATCGCCGTCCTCGCCGTGTCCCAGCTCATCTTCTTCTCCTCTGTGGGGCCGATGATTATGGACATGTTCAGCGACGTGCCGATTCGCTTTCGCGACCTCGTGGGGCTGTTCGTCATCCGGACGGTCATCCTCGTCCCGGTCATCGCCGGGATGACCCATCTCGTCGCGGCATTGGGCCTGCTCTAA
- a CDS encoding aldehyde dehydrogenase yields MSTTNIEGVTDYELFIDGAFRASHGDDRIDVSFPYDGTVWATVPDATEEDVDDAVAAARAAFERDEWRDTKPSDRRVILNQIADTIDAHADELAELETLQNGKLLREMKEQLSGLGEWYRYYGRIAEEVESGRTVPVDKKDGQMFNYIRHEPFGVVGAITAWNSPLLLTAWKLAPALAAGNTFVHKPSEETPVSALRFVELIYEHTDLPDGVYNVVPGQGQTGAALTAHANVNKLAFTGSTAVGRKVAKAAGENLTKVSLELGGKSPNVIFSDANLDDAVNGVMKGIFAATGQTCMAGSRVLVHEDVHEEFVSKLTERAGDIKMGDPRNMDTQMGPVAFRGQWETVHKYVQSGLEEGATLEIGGEMPADQPGECFIQPTVFVDVENDMTVAREEIFGPVASVISFSSLDEALEIANDTDFGLAAAIWTQDMDRANEFVETVEAGTVWVNEYRLIAPNSPFGGYKASGLGRENGREGLEEYYQTKSVWYNHAGEVGDPFVLE; encoded by the coding sequence ATGTCAACAACAAACATCGAGGGAGTCACAGACTACGAGTTGTTCATCGACGGTGCGTTCCGGGCATCCCACGGCGACGACCGTATCGATGTGTCGTTCCCGTACGACGGAACGGTGTGGGCGACCGTCCCAGATGCGACCGAAGAAGACGTAGACGACGCTGTCGCCGCGGCACGCGCCGCCTTTGAGCGCGACGAGTGGCGAGACACCAAGCCGAGCGACCGACGCGTCATCCTAAACCAAATCGCCGACACCATTGACGCGCACGCAGACGAACTCGCCGAACTCGAAACGCTCCAGAACGGCAAGCTGCTGCGCGAAATGAAAGAGCAACTGAGCGGGTTGGGGGAGTGGTATCGCTACTACGGCCGCATCGCAGAGGAGGTCGAATCCGGGCGCACGGTTCCCGTCGATAAGAAAGACGGGCAGATGTTCAACTACATCCGCCACGAGCCGTTCGGCGTCGTCGGCGCGATTACGGCGTGGAACTCGCCGTTACTCCTGACGGCATGGAAACTCGCACCCGCGCTCGCAGCGGGCAACACGTTCGTCCACAAACCGAGCGAAGAGACGCCCGTGAGCGCGCTCCGATTTGTGGAACTCATCTACGAGCACACCGACTTACCAGACGGCGTGTACAACGTCGTACCTGGACAGGGGCAGACCGGCGCGGCGCTCACCGCACACGCGAACGTGAACAAACTCGCATTCACCGGGAGTACCGCCGTCGGACGCAAAGTGGCGAAAGCGGCGGGCGAGAACCTCACCAAAGTCTCGCTCGAACTCGGCGGGAAGAGTCCGAACGTCATCTTCTCTGACGCCAACCTTGATGACGCGGTAAACGGCGTGATGAAGGGCATTTTCGCCGCGACGGGCCAGACCTGCATGGCGGGGTCGCGCGTGCTCGTCCACGAAGACGTTCACGAGGAGTTCGTGTCGAAATTGACCGAACGGGCGGGCGACATCAAGATGGGCGACCCCCGGAACATGGACACGCAGATGGGACCGGTCGCCTTCCGCGGGCAGTGGGAGACTGTCCACAAGTACGTCCAGTCAGGACTCGAAGAGGGTGCAACGCTCGAAATCGGCGGCGAGATGCCCGCAGACCAGCCGGGTGAGTGTTTCATCCAGCCAACGGTGTTCGTGGACGTGGAAAACGACATGACCGTCGCCCGCGAGGAGATTTTCGGCCCCGTTGCGAGCGTCATCTCATTTTCGAGCTTAGACGAGGCGCTCGAAATCGCCAACGACACCGACTTTGGCCTCGCGGCGGCCATCTGGACCCAAGACATGGACCGCGCAAACGAGTTCGTCGAAACTGTCGAGGCCGGGACGGTGTGGGTAAACGAGTATCGCCTCATCGCGCCGAACTCGCCGTTTGGCGGCTACAAGGCGAGCGGCCTCGGCCGCGAGAACGGCCGCGAAGGCCTAGAGGAGTACTATCAGACCAAAAGCGTCTGGTACAACCACGCGGGCGAAGTGGGCGACCCGTTCGTGCTCGAATAA
- a CDS encoding NADPH:quinone reductase: MRAIRYHDYGDESVLSLDEVPRPEPAAGEVRVAIEAASVNPIDAKLREGLLKPTAGLPHVCGVDLAGVVDEVGAGVTRLEPGDRVYGTGFGWQDDGTYAEFAAVPADRLAVLPEGVSFETGAAAALVCTTAWRALVTRGDLRVGETCLVHGASGGVGHVAVQIAARAGATVVGTAHGAEAAEFVTGLGADAVLDYREDELADAVHEALGGRPADVVLDAHAAKHLETDLAAVGRGGRIVVIGQGAPVTLSPSVSLAAMFDDVDVRFMSIMASTDDQRRVLDAVSPLLETGEISPSIEATYPLSEASAAMKHAASSGVLGKIVINVTN; this comes from the coding sequence ATGCGTGCTATTCGATACCACGACTACGGCGACGAGTCGGTGCTCTCGCTCGACGAGGTTCCGCGCCCGGAACCCGCGGCAGGCGAGGTTCGCGTCGCCATCGAGGCGGCGAGCGTCAACCCAATCGATGCCAAACTCCGCGAGGGGTTGCTCAAGCCAACGGCGGGGCTCCCCCACGTCTGCGGCGTTGACCTCGCTGGCGTCGTCGACGAAGTCGGCGCGGGCGTCACCCGTCTCGAACCGGGCGACCGCGTGTACGGCACCGGGTTTGGCTGGCAAGACGACGGGACGTACGCGGAGTTTGCGGCGGTTCCGGCAGACCGACTTGCCGTGCTTCCCGAGGGCGTTTCCTTCGAGACGGGTGCGGCCGCCGCGCTCGTCTGTACGACGGCGTGGCGCGCGCTCGTGACGCGCGGTGACCTCCGCGTCGGGGAGACGTGTCTGGTTCACGGGGCGAGTGGTGGCGTCGGTCACGTTGCCGTGCAAATCGCGGCTCGTGCTGGCGCGACCGTTGTCGGTACCGCCCACGGCGCGGAAGCGGCCGAGTTCGTCACCGGACTGGGCGCGGATGCGGTGCTCGACTACCGCGAGGACGAGTTGGCCGACGCCGTCCACGAGGCTCTCGGCGGACGGCCCGCAGACGTTGTGCTCGACGCCCACGCCGCCAAACACCTCGAAACCGACCTCGCCGCGGTTGGTCGTGGCGGTCGCATCGTCGTCATCGGGCAAGGTGCCCCCGTGACGCTCTCACCGTCGGTATCGCTCGCTGCAATGTTTGACGACGTGGATGTGCGCTTCATGTCAATTATGGCGTCAACGGATGACCAGCGACGGGTTCTTGACGCCGTTTCGCCGTTGCTCGAAACCGGAGAAATTAGCCCGAGTATCGAAGCAACCTACCCACTTTCTGAGGCATCGGCTGCGATGAAACACGCCGCGTCATCGGGAGTGTTAGGAAAAATAGTGATAAATGTAACTAACTGA
- a CDS encoding enoyl-CoA hydratase/isomerase family protein: MTDHVTYDLEAGVATITLSRPEKLNALTLEMWEAVDDLLTRADRDGARVAVLTGEGRAFCAGDDIATLRDIDDTRTVRELTKIALDCFGAIEDAPMPVVGKANGSAYGGGFELLLACDLTVVPDDAEYALPEVQIGAYPFYGAKRLARMIGRQRAADLALAGRTLSGEEATEWGLFARAVSRDDVDETVESLVANLKRGSPPAIETTKAWLNTSLKFAGEDDAMRTGLGYLFAGPEAHEGALSFLEKRDPDYAE, from the coding sequence ATGACTGACCACGTCACCTACGACCTCGAAGCCGGCGTTGCGACGATTACCCTCTCACGGCCGGAGAAGCTGAACGCGCTCACGCTCGAAATGTGGGAAGCCGTAGACGACTTGCTCACCCGAGCAGACCGAGACGGCGCGCGCGTCGCGGTGCTCACGGGCGAAGGGCGCGCCTTTTGTGCGGGCGACGACATCGCCACGTTGCGCGACATCGACGACACGCGAACAGTGCGTGAACTCACCAAAATTGCCTTAGACTGCTTTGGCGCGATTGAAGACGCACCGATGCCCGTGGTCGGGAAAGCTAATGGTTCGGCCTACGGCGGCGGCTTCGAGTTGCTCCTCGCCTGTGACCTCACCGTGGTTCCCGACGACGCGGAATACGCCCTGCCGGAGGTGCAGATTGGGGCGTACCCGTTCTACGGCGCAAAGCGCCTCGCGCGGATGATTGGCCGCCAGCGCGCCGCCGACCTCGCGCTCGCGGGGCGCACGCTCTCCGGTGAGGAGGCCACAGAGTGGGGACTGTTCGCCAGAGCCGTCTCCCGCGACGACGTGGACGAAACCGTCGAATCGCTCGTGGCGAACCTCAAACGCGGGTCGCCGCCCGCCATCGAGACGACCAAAGCGTGGCTGAACACGAGCCTCAAGTTCGCGGGTGAAGACGACGCGATGCGAACCGGGCTTGGCTACCTGTTCGCCGGACCGGAGGCACACGAAGGGGCACTCTCGTTTCTCGAAAAGCGCGACCCGGACTATGCTGAATGA
- a CDS encoding Zn-ribbon domain-containing OB-fold protein: protein MPAFPATECADCGELYGFPVVACRACGSESFEAHDVDGSGTVYARTTIRVPGADHQGQEPFEVCVVDLAADIRITARILDNPGLSPGDSVQFVEARDGVFFFEAA, encoded by the coding sequence ATGCCCGCGTTCCCCGCCACGGAGTGCGCCGACTGTGGCGAACTGTATGGCTTCCCGGTCGTCGCCTGTCGCGCCTGCGGGAGCGAGTCGTTCGAGGCTCACGACGTAGACGGGTCGGGAACCGTCTACGCTCGGACAACCATCCGCGTGCCTGGCGCAGACCATCAGGGCCAAGAGCCGTTCGAGGTGTGCGTCGTCGACCTCGCAGCCGACATCCGCATCACCGCACGGATTCTCGACAACCCCGGCCTTTCTCCGGGCGACTCTGTACAGTTTGTCGAAGCCCGCGACGGCGTTTTCTTCTTTGAGGCGGCCTGA